The following coding sequences are from one Desulfosporosinus orientis DSM 765 window:
- a CDS encoding PEP/pyruvate-binding domain-containing protein, with the protein MDTSDFYKTQFSGFHDLMKFRVREILLVSSPYDAFVLEEDGRLSEKIFGEYLDMNLQFVPRIRRVSSAEEAFSAMRERTYDLIITMARIRDMNPLEFGKRVKEAYPGKPVVMLTYDTLNNELLREIRETKTIDKIFYWSGNNTILLAIIKYVEDLGNLESDCREGVQAILVVEDSPWAYSQFLPIIYTEIMKQTSYLISKGINNLHRLLRMRARPKILLAETYEEAIEFFNKYRHNLLGVISDMGYPKEGQINSQAGLLLAKKIKAEIPYLPYLIQSSELAPEDKAHEIGINFLNKNSPSMLLELSTYVKENYGFGDFLFRQQDGSIIARASIIDEFEEIIRILPQESLIFHASRYDFSKWFKARTEFECAEQIRRVDVSDFQNPEELREYILQVIKMYFKRIQEGVITDFGQSKMDMDNSLLKLGSGSLGGKGRGVAFFNSILSQTEVFKKYNNIRIKTPQSFVICSEVFEEFLEINSLQEMAIVTEVEETIAERFLNSELPLKIRNELRILIDKIHYPLAIRSSSILEDSQMLPFAGIYSTFMLPNNHQDPEIRLQQLLNAIKLVYASVYYKSPKRYVKNADLRIEEEKMAILIQQIVGDVHGDVFYPVISGVAQSYNFYPISYMQPEHGIVSLALGLGKAVVDGEQVYRFSPAYPKMNPDFASTDDFLKKSQNKFYGLKLADPSIEISQDTGCTLGAYTLDRAEKDGTLSFVGSTYSKENDTICDTLMISGPRVVSFAPVLKLGLFPLTNIIKDLFVLGKNAFGTDIEIEFAINIPADYKKEIEFYFLQIRPLVSGRELQEVMVNDYPDDQVMCKSSHTIGNGIYENIYDIIYVNPDTFDRSKTRIIGQEIGELNQYLFIEARNYLLLGFGRLGSSDPWLGIPLTWSQISQAKVVVESDWETLQVEPSLGSHFHHNLISLRMGYFHIGKENKSEFVDWAWLKRAPILKQTEYVRLIRLKDPLTVKIDGHGCHGVIIKPN; encoded by the coding sequence ATGGATACTTCGGACTTTTATAAAACCCAGTTTTCAGGTTTTCATGACTTGATGAAATTTCGGGTCCGGGAGATTTTACTGGTTTCCAGTCCTTATGATGCCTTTGTGCTAGAAGAAGACGGTCGTTTATCTGAGAAAATCTTTGGTGAATACTTAGATATGAACCTTCAATTCGTTCCCCGTATTCGCAGGGTTTCCTCGGCAGAAGAAGCGTTTTCCGCAATGCGGGAAAGAACCTATGATTTGATTATTACCATGGCCAGAATTCGAGATATGAACCCTCTGGAATTTGGAAAACGCGTTAAGGAAGCCTATCCTGGGAAACCCGTTGTCATGCTTACTTACGACACACTCAATAATGAACTGCTTAGAGAAATTCGAGAGACCAAAACCATCGATAAGATATTCTATTGGTCCGGAAACAATACAATTCTGTTAGCCATCATTAAGTATGTAGAGGATCTCGGAAACTTAGAGTCTGATTGCCGAGAGGGTGTTCAAGCAATTTTGGTGGTTGAAGACTCGCCTTGGGCGTATTCTCAGTTCTTGCCTATTATCTACACAGAAATTATGAAACAGACGAGCTACCTCATTTCAAAGGGTATTAATAATCTGCATCGTCTGTTGAGGATGCGGGCCAGACCCAAAATATTACTGGCAGAGACTTATGAGGAGGCTATAGAGTTCTTTAACAAATATCGGCACAACTTGCTGGGAGTAATATCTGATATGGGCTATCCGAAAGAAGGGCAAATTAACTCGCAGGCAGGTCTGCTTTTAGCGAAAAAAATCAAGGCGGAGATTCCATACCTTCCGTATCTGATTCAATCCAGTGAACTTGCGCCAGAGGATAAGGCACATGAGATTGGGATCAACTTTCTCAATAAAAACTCTCCCAGTATGCTTTTGGAACTAAGTACTTATGTAAAAGAGAACTACGGTTTTGGTGACTTCTTGTTTAGGCAACAGGATGGGAGCATTATTGCCAGGGCATCTATTATCGACGAATTTGAGGAAATTATTCGAATCCTGCCCCAAGAAAGCTTAATATTTCATGCTAGCCGCTATGATTTTTCAAAGTGGTTCAAAGCCAGAACAGAATTTGAATGCGCAGAACAAATCCGTCGTGTGGATGTTTCTGATTTTCAAAACCCAGAAGAGCTAAGGGAATATATCCTGCAAGTCATTAAAATGTATTTTAAGCGCATTCAGGAAGGAGTCATCACGGATTTTGGGCAATCAAAAATGGACATGGACAATTCTTTGCTTAAATTAGGTAGTGGTTCACTTGGAGGAAAAGGCAGGGGAGTAGCGTTCTTTAACTCTATCCTATCTCAAACGGAAGTCTTTAAAAAGTATAACAACATTAGGATTAAAACTCCCCAATCCTTTGTTATTTGCAGTGAGGTATTCGAAGAATTTCTCGAAATTAATTCGTTGCAGGAAATGGCTATCGTTACCGAGGTGGAAGAGACGATTGCTGAAAGGTTCCTAAACTCCGAACTTCCATTAAAAATTAGGAACGAACTTCGTATCTTAATCGATAAGATTCACTATCCATTGGCAATAAGGTCATCAAGTATTCTTGAAGACTCACAGATGCTGCCCTTTGCGGGAATATACAGTACTTTTATGCTGCCTAATAACCATCAGGACCCAGAAATCCGCTTGCAGCAGCTCCTTAATGCCATAAAGCTCGTGTATGCATCCGTTTATTATAAGTCTCCCAAACGCTATGTTAAAAATGCAGATTTACGAATCGAAGAGGAAAAAATGGCAATTTTGATTCAGCAGATTGTCGGAGATGTTCATGGGGATGTCTTTTATCCGGTAATATCCGGGGTTGCCCAATCCTATAACTTTTACCCTATCTCCTATATGCAGCCTGAACATGGAATTGTTAGTCTGGCTTTAGGTTTGGGCAAGGCTGTTGTTGACGGAGAGCAAGTTTACCGTTTTTCCCCTGCTTATCCTAAGATGAATCCCGATTTTGCTTCTACGGATGATTTTTTAAAAAAATCTCAAAACAAATTTTATGGTTTAAAGTTAGCCGATCCTTCTATCGAAATTTCCCAAGACACAGGCTGTACTTTAGGGGCATATACCTTGGATCGTGCAGAAAAGGATGGTACTTTGAGTTTTGTAGGCAGTACGTATTCCAAGGAGAATGATACCATCTGCGATACCCTAATGATTTCCGGACCAAGAGTTGTGTCATTTGCTCCGGTTTTAAAATTAGGTCTCTTTCCACTGACCAATATTATCAAGGATTTATTTGTTCTCGGAAAAAATGCCTTCGGCACGGATATCGAGATTGAGTTCGCTATCAATATTCCAGCAGACTATAAAAAGGAGATCGAATTTTATTTCCTTCAGATTCGCCCGTTAGTTTCCGGAAGAGAATTACAGGAAGTTATGGTCAATGATTATCCAGACGATCAGGTTATGTGCAAAAGCAGTCATACGATTGGCAATGGAATCTATGAGAATATATACGATATCATTTACGTTAATCCGGATACTTTTGATCGTAGTAAGACCAGGATTATTGGACAAGAAATAGGTGAATTGAATCAATATTTGTTTATTGAAGCTCGTAATTACCTTCTCTTGGGTTTCGGACGACTAGGTTCCTCGGATCCGTGGCTGGGAATCCCTCTGACCTGGTCACAAATATCCCAAGCGAAAGTGGTCGTTGAATCAGACTGGGAGACCCTTCAAGTAGAACCTTCCCTTGGGAGTCATTTTCATCATAACCTTATATCGCTGAGAATGGGTTATTTTCATATTGGTAAGGAAAATAAATCCGAATTTGTTGACTGGGCATGGCTCAAGAGGGCACCGATTCTCAAGCAAACTGAATATGTCAGGCTGATTCGCTTGAAAGACCCTTTGACTGTGAAGATTGATGGTCACGGTTGTCATGGAGTCATTATCAAACCGAACTGA